TACGCGATGGTGATGGCCGAGCTCGCATGGCTCTGGCAAGGCGACAGGGAAGAGGCGCTGCGCCTGATCGACCTGGCTGAAAGCCTGTCGCCGACGCGCGCCGTGTTCGGCGAGCTGGCGACCTGGCGGCAGCTGCTGGCGCCTGACGATGATCCGGGTGAGACCGGCGGCATGGCGGAGCCGCATCGCCTTCTGCTTGCCGGCGACTGGCGCGGCGCCGCGGCATTCTGGGCCGGGATCGACGCCCCCTTCGAACGCGCGCTCGCCCTGCTGCAAGGCGACGAAGCGGCGTTGCGCGAGGCGCTCGACATCTTCGAAGGGCTTGGCGCAAGGCCGGTGGCGCAGCACGTGCGCGGCATGATGCGGCAAAGCGGCGTCAGCCATATCGCGCGCGGACCAAGGCAGGCAACGCGCGCCAACCTCGCCGGTCTCACCCAGCGCCAGATGGAAGTGCTGCAACTGATCGAGCGTGGCTTCTCCAACAAGAAGATCGCCGCGCACCTGACCATTTCGCCGAAGACGGTCGATCACCATGTCTCGGCAGTGCTGGAGAAGCTGGAAGCCGTCTCGCGCGGCGAGGCGACGGCCGCGGCGCGGGCATCGGGATTGTTGTGAGGCTTGTTTCCTGCGCCTGCCCCTCATCCGCCCTTCGGGCCCCTCGTCCCCGTTGAACGGGGAGAAGGAAGAGGGAGTCAGGCGAAGGCGCCGTGGCAGTGCTTGTACTTCTTGCCGGAGCCGCAGGGGCAGGCCTCGTTGCGGCCGACCTTGCCCCAGGTCGCCGGATTCTTCGGGTCGCGATTCTCCGGTGCGACGATGGCGCTCTGATCCTGGCGGACCAGCAATGCGGTCTCGCCGCCCTGGAAATCGTCCTCGCCCGTGGTGCCGTCGATATGGCTGCCGAACATGTCGGGCGCAGCCGGCGGCGGCGCTTCAGCCGCTTGGCGGACGAGCTCGACGCGCATCAGCTGCGCGGTGACGGCCTGGCGCAGATTGCCGAGCATGCCCTGGAACAGCTCGAAGGCCTCACCCTTGTATTCCTGCAGCGGGTCGCGCTGGGCATAGCCGCGGAAGCCGACGACCGAGCGCAGGTGGTCGAGATTGACGATGTGCTCGCGCCACAGATGGTCTAGCGTCTGCAGCACCACCGAACGCTCGACATAGCTCATCACGTCGGGGCCGAAGCGCTCGGCGCGCTCCTTGGCGGCTGCCTCGGCGGCGGCCGAGATGCGTTCGCGGATATCGTCCTCGGCGATGCCCTCTTCCTTGACCCACTCCTCTACCGGCAGGTCGAGGTTGAGATACTGCGCCACCTCTTCCTTCAGGCCGGCAACGTTCCACTGCTCGGCATAGGCGTTTTCCGGGATGTTCTTGGTGACGATTTCCTCGATGACGCCCTCGCGCATCTCGGTGACCGTCTCGGACAGGCCTTCGCCGTCCATCAGCTCGATGCGCTGCTCGAACACCACCTTGCGCTGGTCGTTGGAGACGTCATCGTATTTCAGCAGATTCTTGCGGATGTCGAAGTTGCGCGCCTCGACCTTCTTCTGCGCCTTTTCCAGCGCCTTGTTGATCCACGGGTGGATGATGGCCTCGTCTTCCTTGAGGCCGAGCTTCTGCAGCATGCCGTCCATGCGCTCGGAGCCGAAGATGCGCATCAAATCGTCCTGCAGCGACAAGAAGAATTTCGAGCGGCCCGGGTCGCCCTGGCGGCCGGAACGACCGCGAAGCTGGTTGTCGATGCGGCGCGATTCATGGCGCTCGGTGGCCAATACATAGAGGCCGCCGGCGGCCAGCGCCTTTTCCTTCAGCTGCGCGATGTCGTCGCGGATCTGCTTTTCGCGCGCCTCGCGCTCCGGTCCGGCCGGAACCTCGGCAAGCTCCTCGGCGATGCGCATGTCGGCATTGCCGCCGAGCTGGATGTCGGTGCCGCGGCCGGCCATGTTGGTGGCGATGGTGATGGCGCCAGGCTTGCCGGCCTGGGCGACGATGGACGCCTCGCGCTCATGGTGGCGGGCGTTGAGGACTTCGAAGTTCTTGATGCCTTCCTTGCGCAGGCGCTCGGCCAGCTGCTCGGATTTCTCGATCGAGGTGGTGCCGACCAGGATCGGCTGGCCGCGCTCGCGGGCGTCGCGGATCTCCTTGACGATCGCCTTGTACTTCTCATCCACCGTCCGGTAGACCTCGTCGTCCTCGTCCTTGCGGGCAACCGGCAGGTTGGTCGGGATCTCGGTGACCTCGAGATTGTAGATGTTGGCAAATTCCTCGGCCTCGGTCAGCGCCGTGCCGGTCATGCCGGCGAGCTTCTTGTAGAGGCGGAAATAGTTCTGGAAGGTGACGGAGGCCAGCGTCTGGTTCTCCGGCTGGATCTGCACATGTTCCTTGGCCTCGAGCGCCTGGTGCAGGCCTTCCGAATAGCGGCGGCCGGGCATCATGCGGCCGGTGAACTCGTCGATGATGACGATCTCGCCGTTTCGCACGATGTAGTCCCTGTCCTTCTGGAACAGAAGGTGCGCCTTCAGCGCGTTGTTGACGTGATGGACGATGGCCACGTTCTCCACGTCGTAAAGCGACTCGCCCTTCAAAAGGCCGGCGTCGCGCAGCATGTTTTCCAGCTTTTCGGTGCCGTCCTCGGTGAAGATCGTGGTCTTCTGCTTTTCGTCGACCTCGTAGTCGGCAGGGCCGAGCTTCAGCATGAAGGCGTCGATGGTGTTGTACATTTCCGAGCGGTCCTCGAGCGGACCGGAAATGATCAGCGGGGTGCGCGCTTCATCGACCAGGATGGAGTCGACCTCGTCGACGATGGCGTAGGCATGGCCGCGCTGCACCATCTGCGAACGCTCGTATTTCATGTTGTCGCGCAGATAGTCGAAGCCGAGCTCGTTGTTGGTGGCGTAGGTGACGTCGGCGGCGTAGGCGTCGCGGCGTTCGTCATCCGAAAGACCGTGGACGATGATGCCGACGCTGAGGCCGAGGAACTTGTAGATGCGGCCCATCCATTCGGCGTCGCGCTTGGCGAGATAATCGTTGACGGTGACGACGTGCACGCCCTTGCCGGCGAGCGCATTGAGATAGACCGGCAAGGTGGCGACAAGCGTCTTGCCTTCGCCCGTGCGCATTTCGGCGATGCCGCCATTGTGCAGCACCATGCCGCCGATCAATTGCACATCAAAAGGACGCATGCCCAGAACGCGGCGGGCCGCCTCGCGCACGGTGGCGAAAGCCGGTACGAGCAAGTCGTCGAGAGAAGCGCCGTTGGCGAGATCCTGGCGGAATTTTTCGGTGCGGCCGGCAAGCTCGGCATCAGAGAGCGCCCGCATCTCGTTTTCCAACCCATTGATGGCCTCGACCCGGGGCCGGGTCGACTTGACTCGGCGGTCGTTGGAAGAGCCGAAAACCTTACGCGCGAGAGCGCCGAGACTGACCATCCAATGGTCCTTTCGATAGCAATTTTAGCCGTTTGCGACAGGCGCCTGGCGGGCCCATCAAATCCGCGTGAATGCGGACAAACGCAAAAAGCGCCCGGAAAACGGTTCTGGACGCCAAGTCGTTGGACAGATAAGAGGGGGCTCAACTGATGTCAACGCCGCGTTAGCCCCACGGGCAGCGCCAAATTCCGCCACAATCGGACTGATCTGGAACCTTTCCGCTCAAGCGATCCTTATTGGCAATCCCCATTGGAGTTTATCTTGATGTCCCTGCTGTTCCGCCGCGCGTCGCTCGCCAGCCTTGGCCTGGCCTTCGGGCTCTCGGCACTTTCACTGTCGCCGCTGATGGCACAGGAAACCAAGCCAGCCCAGCCGGACGCCGCGGCTCCCGCCGCTGCGCCGAACGCCATCGTCGCCACCATCAACGGCGAGAAGCTGACCGAGGCTGATCTTGCGCTTGCCGAAGGCGAGCTGTCGCAGCAGTTCCAGCAGCTGCCGCCGGAACAGCGCCGCGCCGCCGCCCTTTCGGCGGCCATCGAAATCCGCGTCATGGCCAAAAAGGCGGTCGACAGCGGTCTCGACAAGGATGCCGATTTCCAGCGTCGCATGGCGTTCCTGCAGCAGCGCGCCCTGCATGGCGAGGTGGTCGAGAAGGAGGTCGTCAACAAGGTTACGGACGCCGAGGTTCGCGCCCGCTACGACCAGGAAATCGCAAACACGCCGCCGGTCAATGAAATCCACGCCCGTCACATCCTCGTGAAGACGAAGGAAGAGGCCGAGGCGATCATCAAGCAGCTCGACGGCGGCGCCGATTTCCAGAAGCTCGCCAACGAGCATACCAGCGACCCGAGCGGCAAGTCGAACGGCGGCGATCTCGGCTGGTTCGGTCCCGGGCAGATGGTGCCGGAGTTCGACAAGGCGGCGTTCGCGCTCGATGTCGGCAAATACTCCAAGGAGCCGGTGCAGTCGCAGTTCGGCTGGCACGTCATCAAGGTCGAGGACAAGCGCGCCAAGCAGCCGCCGGCCTTCGACGACGTCAAGGACCAGGCCAAGCAGGCAGTCATCCGCGACAAGTATTTCGCCATGGTCAAGGAATTGCGCGGCGCCGCCAAGGTCGAGATCCCGGACGGAAAGCTGAAGGCTGCGGTCGACACGCTGGAGAGCGGCAAGTAATCCGCTCTCGCCTGGGACCTTTGCAAAGGGCGCCTTCGGGCGCCCTTTCGCGTTTAAAGCGCGCGCGCTTTGCGCTGTCTTTGCCCCAGACGCTGGGCCCCAGACGCTGGGCGCCGTTTTTTATTGCCTTGTGTGCACGGCCAGATGGACTCCGGTGGCCTTCTGCAAGTGGCTGATGACGGAAAACAGGTTGCCTGCCGTGGGGTTGCCTGCAGCGCTGAACATCCGCATGAGGCTTTTTGGTGGCCTGCCAACGTCTTCGGCGAGTTCCTCGAAGCCAATGGTCGCGTTGATATAGTCGCGCAATACGAGCTTGCCGGTGTCAACATCTCCATTGAGCAGCAGCTCAACGGCTTCGCCGAGAAGGGCAGCGCGAAATGCCATATCGGTGTCGGCACGTGCCTTGACAGTTTCCTTGAAATCGCGGGTCAGAGGCATCGTTATCGCCCTTTCTTTCGTTGCCGGTACTCTTGCCATCGATCTTGCGCGGCTGTGATATCCGCCTGTTGCCTACGCTTTGTGCCGCCGGCGAGAAGAATGACCAACTCTTCGCCATCGCGCCCGAGATAGATCCGGTGGCCCGGCCCCCAATCGATGCGGTGTTCCAAAACGCCGGCCCCGACCGATTTGAGGCTTGCAAGATTGCCCTGCTCGATGCGGGCAAGAGCGACCGTGATCTTCGCCGCTGCCCGTGAATCCAAGGACCCGAACCAAAGCAAGTTTGTTCTTTCCGGCCTACCGTTCAAGACGTTCCGCAGGGTTCATCCGAAATACCTTTTCGCTCCGATGCCTTAAGGATGCCGCACGTCAGGTAGCGGACCGCGGTCCGGATCGTCGCCTCGTCTTCATCGAGGCGGTTGGTCAGAAGATGCCGCCACGCATAGGAGGCGATCAGGTCGGCCACGATGCCGGCGTCAACGTCCGCCGCCAGCTCGCCGCGCGCCTTGGCGCGCTCGATCATTGCGCCGGTATGGGCGCGGCGCCCTTTCGCATAGTCGGCGAGCGCCGCCGCCGCGGCCTCGTCGGACTGCGCTTCGGCGATCAGCGACCGGAAGACGTTGCCGGACGAAGTGTCGCGCCAGTGCGCGAACAGATTCGCCAGGAAGCCGGCGAGATCCTCCTCGAGCTTGCCGGTATCGGGCACCTCGACGCGTTTTTGCCGCTGGTAGACTTCGATCAGCAGCGCCGCCTTGCTCGGCCACCAGCGATAGATGGTCGGCTTCCCCGCCCGCGCCCGCCGCGCGACGGCCTCGATCGAAAAGCCGGAATAGCCGGCCTCCGCCAGCACCGCTTCGGCGGCCTCGATGATGGCGTCGGCGCTTTCCGGGTTTCGCTTGGCGCCGATCGACTTGCGCCCCGGGGCGGCAACTTCGCCCATATCGTCGTCCTTAGATTGTCTTGACGCAATTCCGGACGGAAAAACCGCTTCACGCTTTTCCCGGAATTGCTTTAGCCGATGAATCTTCCGCTGATCATATTGGGTCCTGAGGCGAAACGAAACGGATCGTTTTAGATCGCGGCGTGACCAGTGAAGCCCCATGAAACGCGGCCAGAACGCCTCTTGCGCCGGCGCGCGCTATCGGGCAAACCGGCCTTCCTTTCGCGTTCTGCCGCTTCGGGGTCCCAATGTCCGCAACGATTTCGCCGCTCGCACCGAAGAAGTATCCGAAAATGCCGGTCATCGAGGGCGTGCGCATCGCCACCGCAGAGGCCGGGATCAAGTACCGGAATCGCACCGACCTGCTTGCCATGGTCTTCGATCCGGGCACGGCCGTCGCCGGCGTCTTCACCCGCTCGAAATGTCCCTCGGCACCGGTCGACTACTGCCGCCAGAACCTGCCCGCCGGCAAGGCGCGCGTTCTGGTGGTGAACTCCGGCAATGCCAACGCCTTCACCGGCAAGAAGGGCAAGGCCTCGACGGCGCTGACGGGCGAGGCGGCGGCGAAGGCCGCCGGCTGCTCCCAGAGCGAGGTGTTCCTGGCTTCGACCGGCGTCATCGGCGAGCCGCTCGACACCAACAAATTCAGCCACCTGCTCGCCGGCCTGGTGAGGGACGGCAAGCCGGACCTGTGGACCGAGGCGGCGAAGGCCATCATGACCACGGACACCTATCCGAAGGTGGCGACCCAGACGGTGAAGCTCGGCGACGCCGACGTCACCATCAACGGCATCGCCAAGGGCGCCGGCATGATCGCGCCCGACATGGCGACGATGCTCTCCTTCATCGCCACCGACGCGCCGATCGCGGCCCCCGTGCTGCAGGATCTCTTGTCGCGCGGCACCGCCAAGACCTTCAATGCCGTCACCGTCGACAGCGACACCTCGACCAGCGACACGCTGCTCATCTTCGCCACCGGCAGGGCAGCCGCGCGTGGCGCGCCGGCGATCAGCGACCCAAAGGACGCGCGGCTCGGCGCCCTCCGCCGCGCGCTCGGCAAGGTGCTGAAGTCGCTGGCGCTGCAAGTGGTGCGCGACGGCGAGGGCGCGCGCAAGCAGGTCGAGGTCACCGTCACCGGCGCCAAGTCCGCCCGCTCGGCCAAGCGCATCGCGCTCTCGATCGCCAATTCGCCGCTGGTCAAGACGGCGGTCGCCGGCGAGGACGCCAATTGGGGCCGCGTCGTCATGGCCGTCGGCAAGGCCGGCGAGCCGGCCGACCGCGACCGGCTGTCGATCTGGTTCGGCGACAACCGTCTGGCGCATGAAGGCGAGCGCGATCCGGACTACTCCGAGGAAGCGACGTCGGCCTATATGAAGCGCGACGATATCCGCATTCGCGCCGACCTCGGCATCGGCCGCGGCAAGGCGACGGTGTGGACCTGCGACCTCACCAAGGAATATGTCGCCATCAACGGCGACTACCGGAGCTGATGGCGCCGGTGTCGAGGCATCCGGCGAGCGTGTTGGCGGTGGTGCGCCGCTACGAGGCGGCGGGCTTTCGCGCCTGGCCGGCGGCGGCCGTCCACTACGACGGGACATGGGTGGTGCGGCTGACGGCCGGCCACCCGGCAAAGCGCCTGAATTCCGTCAATCCGCTCGATCCGGGCGATACCCATGCCATTGCCGAACGCATCGTGCGCGCCAGCCGCCGCTTCGACGCTTACGGCCGGCCGCTGACCTTTCGCATGTCGCCACTTTCGGGGCAGGTGCTGTCGAAGCATCTCGACGATGCCGGCTGGAGTCGGTTCGACGAATCGCTGGTGATGCGGCTGCCGCTCAAGGAGGCGCAGCTCGACGCCGCGATGGACCAGATTCCGCTGAAGGACATCAGCCGCTTCATCGGCGCGGCGATCAAGACGAACGGCTCGGACGTCGCGCTGCGGCCCGGCCTGTCGGAGGTCATCGGCGCCATTCAGCCGGAAGCGGGGCTGTTTGCGCTCGAAGACGGCAACGAGCCGCTGTCGACGCTGATCTGTGTCCATGACGGCGACCTCGCGGGACTGTTCGAGGTCGCCACCGAGAAATCGGCGCGCAAGAAGGGCCATGGCCGCAACCTCATCCTGTCGGCGCTGAAATGGGCGCGGCTGCGCGGCGCGCGCGAAGCATGGCTGCAGGTCGAGGCCGGCAATGTTCCGGCGCTGTCGCTCTATCGGTCGCTCGGCTTCGAGGAAGTCTATCGCTACCACTATCGCCGGCCGCCCGGCGCATGAGCGAGATCAAGCCAGCCGGAAAGCGCCTGCTCCTCGTCGCGGCCTGCGCGCTGGTCGACGCCGACCGGCGCGTGCTTCTGGCGCAGCGCCCGGAGGGCAAGCAGCTCGCCGGCTTGTGGGAGTTTCCAGGCGGCAAGGTCGAACCCGGCGAGACGCCCGAGGAATGCCTGGTGCGCGAGCTGCATGAGGAGCTCGGCATCGAGACCGAGATCCCTTGCCTCGCGCCGCTCACCTTCGCCAGCCACAGCTACGACGATTTCCACCTGCTGATGCCGCTTTATGTCTGCCGGAAGTTCCGCGGCATCGCGCAGCCGAAGGAAGGACAAGGGCTGAAATGGGTCAGGCCGCGGCAGATGCGCGACTATCCGATGCCGCCGGCGGACGCGCCGCTGATCCAGTTCCTCATCGATCTGTTGTGATCGTCAGAGCAGTTCGGCGTTTCCACCAGACGCCGAACTGCTCCAACGATTCTTGTTTTTTCGCAATTCCGGACGGAAAACCGCTACGCACTTTTCCTGGAGTAGCCCGCAAGCTGCCTTTGCCTCGCCTGTTTTAGGCAGCGTTAATGGAAGATTTATCTCGACATGGAAGATTGAGGCGAAGTCGTCCGCACGGCGGCATGCCCTGATTTTGTTTGGAGCCATTCCATGAGCCTCGAGAGAGACTGGGACACGATCCGGCCCGACCGCACGTTCCGCGCCGCCGATGCCGGCATGGGCATTTTGCGGATCACCTTGCTTTTCGGATCGGCCGCAGTGGCGCTGGCATTGATCGCGACGCCGTTCCTCGACAGCCAGCCGCGATCGCAAGCCGCGCGTGACGGTTTGGCCGGCGGGCTCGACATGACCAGCACCGGCTCGATCGGGCACCGCAACACTTACACGCTGCGGCGAAGCGTGCTTCAGCCGCTGCCAAGTTCCGTCTGCGTGATCCGCAACGATGGCAGCCGCTATGGCGATTGCTGATTGGGGCGATTGCTAATTGGTTAATAAATTCAGCGAGAAGGGGCCATTTCATCCCCCGTTAAGCTTTTGCCGTTAACCTTTCTTAACGGGTAGGCTCTATGGTTCCCGACAAGAGGGATCGACAACCATGAAAAACCTGCTGCAGCAATTCATAGAAGATGAATCGGGTGCCACGGCCATCGAATATGGTCTGATCGTCACCGTGTTGTCGCTGGCCATCATCGGCGGCATCGGCAAGGCCGCGGATGCACTCCAGTGGTTGTTCTCCGACAACAACAGCAGACTTGCCAATGCCTTCGCCCAGCACTGACCGATTAGAAGCAGTCCAGCGTGGCTAGGGTCGCTGAACTGCTCTAACTATTTGTTTTTATGGAAATTCGGACGGAAAACTGTTTCACCCTTTCCGGGAACTACTTCTGATCAATGCCCCGTCGGCTTCTCCAGGATCGTCTTCAGCGAGACCTTGGCCGAGCCAGGCTTGAGTGGCTTCTGCTGCGAGGCGTCGGGCGCCCAGCCGGACATCCACACGATTGAAAAGCTCGCCCGTATGCGGCCGTCCGGGTCCGAGAACCGTTCGGCATAGATCTCGGCGGCGCGGGCGAACAGCCGCCTGGTGGCCGGGCGCCGGCTACGGTCGAAAAGCGGGCTGGTCTCACCCATAGCGCGCAGATCGGCGGCAAGGCCGAAGAGCGAGGAGTAGCGCACCGTGACCGTCTCGACGTCGGCGACCGGCAGCGCCAAGCCGGCACGCTGCAGCAACGCGCCGGCGTCGCGCACATCGGTGAACGGCAGGACGCGGGGGCTCGCGCCGCCATGAAGCTCGGTCTCGGCGGCAAGCAGGCTTTCGCGCAACTCGGCAAGGGTGCCCGCGCCGGCAAGGGCGCCGAGGAACAAGCCGTCGGGCTTCAGCGCGCGGCGGATCTGCGCCAGCATGCCGGGGATGTCGTTCATCGCCTGCAGCGACAGCAGCGAGACGACGAGGTCGAGACTTTCGACTTCGAACGGCACGGTCTCCGCCCGGGCGACCAGGCCGGGTTCGCCGGCAAGGAAGACGTCATCCGTCTCCACACGAACGATATCGGCCACCTTGCCGCTGTCGGCGAGCATCCTGGCCGCCGCCGATGTCTGGCAGAACAGCGCAGCCGCCTTGCCGAACCTGCGCTCGACCGCGCCCAGCCGGTCGGCAAGGTCTTCCGCCGCCCGTCGCATCAGGAAATCGGCGCCATCGACTGGGTGCGTGAGGGCCCGACGCTTGTGCGCAAGCCAAAGCTGCGTGTCGATCAAGGGCTGCAATGGGTTATTCCTGTTGTCCGCGCATGCCGGACCGATGCTATGGTGGCGCGGGGTTTTCCTTCACGTGGCCGATCCGGTGCACAAGATCAAGACCATTGCGATCAAGGACATGGCGCGGCAGGCGTTGGGCTGGCCGGCGCGCATGCTGTTTCCGCCGGTCTGTGCCGGTTGTCGCCGCCACGTCTCGCAGCCCGGCGTGCTGTGCGGCGCTTGCTGGCCGAAGCTCCGGCTGCTGGAGAAGCCCTGGTGTCCGGTGATGGGCACGCCCTTCACCCATGACATGGGCGAGGGCTTTCTCTCCGCCGAGGCGATCGCCGATCCGCCGTCCTTCGAGCGGGCGCGGGCGGCGGTCGTCTACTCGGGCGTTGCCCGCCAGATGGTGCAGGGGCTGAAATACCAGGATCGCACGGATCTCGCGCCATGGATGGCACGCTGGATGATGCGCGCCGGCGCCGAACTGATCGCAGAAGCCGATGTGGTGGTGCCGGTACCGCTGCATTGGCGGCGATTCTTCCGCAGACAGTTCAACCAGTCGGCTGAGCTGGCGCGCGCGGTGTCGAAACTCAGCGGCCTGCCTTTTTCGCCGGCGGCGGTGAGACGCGTGAAGCTCACCCGCCAGCAGGTCGGGCTGGAGCGGCACGAGCGCGAGGAGAATGTGCGCGCCGCCTTTCGCGTCCCGCCCGAGGCCGAGATCGAGATCGCCGGCCGCAGGGTGCTCGTCATCGACGATGTCTACACCACCGGCGCCACCGTGCGGTCGGTGGCCAAGGCGCTGAAGAGGGGCGGCGCCGGGGCCGTCGACGTGCTGACCTTCGCCCGCGTCCTGCCGGGGGACTTTCGGGCCGATGAGTCCGCGACTATATAGATTTGGTTGAGTTGTATTTGTGCATGTCGTTTTCGCGCAATCGTCGGGCGACGTGCATCGGCAGGACTTCTGATTGATGGTCGATGTGACGATCTACACCCGGATGATGTGCGGCTATTGCACCGCCGCCAAGCGACTGCTCGAGCGTAAGGGCGTGGCCTATACCGAGCACGACGCTTCGTTTTCGCCGGAATTGCGCCGGGAGATGATTTCCAAGGCGCATGGGCGGACCACCTTTCCGCAGATATTCATCGGCGAGACGCATGTCGGCGGCTGCGACGACCTCCATGAGTTGGAGTCGCAGGGCCGGCTGGATATGCTGCTTGCCAACGGGAGATGACGATGAGTTCCTTCAAGGCAGCGGCAGTGCAGATGCGTTCGGGCACCAGCCCGGAGCGCAACGCAGCCGATATGGAACGGCTGGTGCGCGAGGCAGCTCACCAGGGCGCAACCTATGTGCAGACGCCGGAAATGACCGGCGCGCTTGTTCGCGACAAGCAGGCGGGCGCCGCCGCCTTCACCACCGAGGACAAGGACGTCGTCGTTTCGACGGCGCGGAAACTGGCCAAGGAACTCGGCATCTATCTGCATGTCGGCTCGACGGCCATCCTGCGCACCGACGGCAAGCTTGCCAACCGGGCGTTCCTGTTCGCCCCCGATGGCGCCGCGGTCGCCAATTACGACAAGATCCACATGTTCGATGTCGACCTCGACAACGGCGAAAGCTGGCGCGAATCCGCCTCCTATGAGCCGGGAACGGAGGCCGTCGTCACCACGATCGCCGGCGCAAGGCTGGGTTTCGCCGTTTGCTACGATCTGCGCTTCCCGCAGCTGTTCCGTTCCGAGGCGCTGGCAGGGGCGGAGGTGCTTTCGGTGCCTGCCGCCTTTACCCGCCAGACCGGCGAGGCGCACTGGCATGTGCTTCTTAGGGCGCGCGCGATCGAGAACGGCGCCTATGTCATCGCCGCCGCGCAAGGCGGCCTGCATGAGGACGGCCGCGAGACCTACGGCCATTCGCTGATCGTCGATCCGTGGGGCCGCATCATCGCCGAGGCCGCGCATGACGAGCCGGGCGTGATCGTCGCCGAGATCGACCCCGCACAGTCGGCCGCCGCGCGCCGCAAGATCCCCAATCTCAAGAACGCGCGCGATTTCACCGTCAATGCCGGCGAGGGCGAGGCGCCGCGTCTGAAGGGTGCAGCCTCTTGATCCGCTTTTCGCTTATCTGCGAGCACGAGCACGAGTTCGAAGCCTGGTTTCGCAGCAATGACGACTTCGATACGCAGAAGAAGCGCGGCTTCGTCGACTGCCCGACCTGCGGCTCGCATAAGGTCGAGAAGGCATTGATGGCGCCGGCCGTCTCCACCTCGCGCAAGCAGGAAAAGATGGCTTTAGCCACGGGCGAGGCGCAGAAGCAGGCGCTGGCGCAGCTCAAGGCGCTGGCCGACAAGGTGCGCGAGAACGCCGACTATGTCGGCGACAAGTTCGCCGAGGAGGCGCGCAAGATCCATTTCGGCGAAACGGATCCGCGCGGCATCTACGGCGAGGCGACGCCAGAGGAGGCGCAAAGCCTCGCCGAGGACGGCGTCGAATTCATGCCGATCCCGAGCTTTCCGGAGGACCGGAACTGAGTTTCCGAGTTGGCCTTGCGCAAACCGATAGCGATCAAGCCGAGACGCGGAATAAGGATTGCTATCGATCGGTTGGCCCGCAGAGGCGTTGTGAAGTTCAGTGCCAGCCAAACGATCGATGGGCTGGTGATTGTCGGCGACAAGGGCACAGACAAGATAGTCGGCGCGCTTGACGTTATTCGGGAGTTCGACCCGGTTCGGTACAAGCGATTGCTCCGCGACGTCAGGCAGGTTTTGGTCACGGTCCTCCCGGCGTCGGTCGCTCAGTGGGCAGAGACTTCGCAGGCCTGCGAGCTGGACGAACGCTATCTCGTCAGTGAGACAACGACGCCCGAGCGCGTCGCTTCAACGATCGTCCATGAGGCTACGCATGCGCGCCTGATGCGATGCGGTATCGGTTACGAAGAAAAGCTCAGGGATCGCGTCGAGCGTGTCTGTCTGCGTCGTGAAATCGCCTTTGCGGCCAGACTGCCGGCTGGGACAGATACGGCTCGACGAGCTGAAGCGACACTCCAGGCGATGCCGGATTTCTCGGACCGAGCAATGAGCGAGCGTTACCTCGATGGCCTGCGAGATGCACTGCTCTATCTCAACATGCCGGCTTGGCTTGTCGGCCTGACCCTGTCTTATCGGCGATGGCGGCACAGGCGCAGGTTCGCGCGCCACCAAGCAGCCTGATGGCTAGCCCATACTGCTGATCAATTTCGCAAGCAGGCGCGCGAGCGCTTCGCGATCCTCAGGCGTCAGACCGGCGAGGATTTCGTGCTCATTGGCAACGTGGGCCGTGAGAGCCTCATCAACCAAGGCAAGGCCTTTTCCGGTGAGTTGCACCACGATGCCGCGCCGGTCGCTGGGATGCGGCGCGCGCTGGATCAGGCCGGCTTTCTCCAGCCGGTCGAGCCGGGCGGTCATGGCGCCGGATGTGACCATCGTCG
The window above is part of the Mesorhizobium sp. WSM4904 genome. Proteins encoded here:
- a CDS encoding carbon-nitrogen hydrolase family protein, translating into MSSFKAAAVQMRSGTSPERNAADMERLVREAAHQGATYVQTPEMTGALVRDKQAGAAAFTTEDKDVVVSTARKLAKELGIYLHVGSTAILRTDGKLANRAFLFAPDGAAVANYDKIHMFDVDLDNGESWRESASYEPGTEAVVTTIAGARLGFAVCYDLRFPQLFRSEALAGAEVLSVPAAFTRQTGEAHWHVLLRARAIENGAYVIAAAQGGLHEDGRETYGHSLIVDPWGRIIAEAAHDEPGVIVAEIDPAQSAAARRKIPNLKNARDFTVNAGEGEAPRLKGAAS
- a CDS encoding DUF1178 family protein, with the protein product MIRFSLICEHEHEFEAWFRSNDDFDTQKKRGFVDCPTCGSHKVEKALMAPAVSTSRKQEKMALATGEAQKQALAQLKALADKVRENADYVGDKFAEEARKIHFGETDPRGIYGEATPEEAQSLAEDGVEFMPIPSFPEDRN
- a CDS encoding MarR family transcriptional regulator; translation: MDRAARAIEQWQKERPDLDVSPMGVIGRLNEASSLIARDRLAPLFARFGLQSGEFDVLATLRRSGAPHALTPTELYEATMVTSGAMTARLDRLEKAGLIQRAPHPSDRRGIVVQLTGKGLALVDEALTAHVANEHEILAGLTPEDREALARLLAKLISSMG